A portion of the Paenibacillus hamazuiensis genome contains these proteins:
- a CDS encoding sensor histidine kinase, protein MIERLRHFLNRSYNTLSRTIFVKLLLLLLIPNLLLVFVIQQLTDRQVEQKASEIQNTLVGLEHAVNREVSSLFGVVTTLTNQLIIEPEVQRILLYSWREGRGSHPGATPTPDAELRKLQMLYDNQAAMLSLLSRYRLVWTNIYSLAIVDTQGNIYLSTAQNYQIYPQDLAASRLLKAASNDPLPWSIDDALTKNENMITISRKIYGTTMPQQVIGHVIINLSLNEIQNSFDTYNYFGKMVFGMYNASGNGRMVYDGRRFSAEEENVPLFAESGEIQQGVPFRNASWNMIVRQMEGPSALGARNYLFVGLDDRYIREQTKAISDSLKYGYAVFLAMALGISLWGATVMSRRIGRVLKAMRQFGQEQWGTRIVLKGSDEISIMGNTFNSMASHIEELLRDVAAEQNLKRLFELRVLEYQINPHFLYNTLDTIHWLALDSERPQISRMVEGLSKLFRIILSKGNETIALREEFEMVRIYLDIHKIRLEDRFDYELRLQPEAQEHKISKIVLQPLVENALLHGIRRLRTKGLITVSGEMDGDYIVLTVADNGMGMPEEKLDRQRRLIDSDVWSEEAMGGSGYGMKNVDSRLKLMFGERYRMDIESGGEVPGTRVTIRIRVDG, encoded by the coding sequence ATGATTGAACGCCTCCGCCATTTTCTGAACCGCTCGTATAATACGCTGTCGCGAACGATTTTTGTCAAACTGCTTCTGCTGCTGCTTATTCCGAACCTGCTTCTCGTCTTCGTCATTCAGCAGTTGACCGACAGGCAGGTCGAGCAAAAAGCGAGTGAAATTCAAAACACGCTGGTCGGTCTGGAGCACGCCGTAAACCGCGAGGTCAGCTCGCTTTTCGGCGTCGTCACCACGCTGACCAACCAACTGATCATCGAACCCGAGGTGCAGCGAATTTTGCTGTACAGCTGGCGGGAGGGCAGAGGGAGCCATCCGGGCGCAACCCCTACTCCGGACGCCGAGCTGAGGAAGCTGCAAATGCTCTACGACAACCAGGCGGCGATGCTGTCGCTGCTGTCCCGGTACCGCCTCGTCTGGACGAACATTTATTCGCTGGCGATCGTCGACACCCAAGGCAACATTTATTTAAGCACGGCGCAAAACTATCAAATTTATCCGCAGGATCTCGCAGCCTCCCGATTGCTGAAGGCGGCTTCGAACGACCCGCTGCCGTGGAGCATCGACGACGCCCTGACCAAAAACGAAAACATGATCACCATCTCCCGGAAAATATACGGGACGACGATGCCGCAGCAGGTGATCGGGCACGTTATCATCAATCTTTCGTTAAACGAGATTCAAAATTCGTTCGATACGTACAACTATTTTGGAAAAATGGTATTCGGCATGTATAACGCGTCCGGCAACGGCAGGATGGTTTACGACGGCCGCCGGTTTTCCGCGGAGGAGGAGAACGTGCCTCTTTTCGCCGAAAGCGGGGAGATACAGCAGGGCGTGCCGTTTCGAAACGCCTCCTGGAATATGATCGTTAGGCAGATGGAAGGGCCGTCCGCGCTCGGGGCCCGCAACTATTTGTTCGTCGGGCTGGACGACCGGTATATACGGGAGCAGACGAAAGCGATCAGCGACAGCCTCAAATACGGCTATGCGGTTTTCCTCGCGATGGCGCTCGGCATTTCCTTGTGGGGAGCGACGGTCATGTCGCGCCGGATCGGGCGCGTGCTCAAAGCGATGCGGCAATTCGGCCAGGAACAGTGGGGGACGCGAATTGTGCTCAAGGGCTCCGATGAAATCAGCATCATGGGCAACACGTTTAATTCGATGGCCTCCCATATCGAAGAGCTGCTGCGCGACGTGGCCGCCGAGCAAAACCTGAAGCGGCTGTTCGAGCTGAGGGTGCTGGAGTATCAGATCAACCCGCATTTTCTTTACAACACGCTGGACACGATCCATTGGCTCGCCCTGGACAGCGAGCGGCCGCAAATCAGCCGGATGGTCGAAGGGCTGTCCAAGCTGTTCAGGATCATTTTGAGCAAGGGGAACGAAACGATCGCGCTGCGCGAGGAGTTCGAGATGGTGCGGATTTATTTGGACATCCATAAAATCCGCCTGGAGGACCGCTTCGATTACGAGCTGCGCCTTCAGCCCGAAGCGCAGGAGCACAAGATCAGCAAGATCGTGCTTCAGCCGCTTGTCGAAAATGCGCTGCTGCACGGCATCCGCAGACTGCGTACGAAAGGGCTGATCACCGTCTCGGGCGAAATGGACGGGGATTACATCGTGCTGACGGTGGCCGATAACGGAATGGGCATGCCGGAGGAAAAGCTCGACAGGCAGCGGCGTTTGATCGACTCGGACGTGTGGAGCGAGGAGGCGATGGGCGGCTCGGGCTACGGCATGAAAAACGTCGACTCCCGGCTGAAGCTGATGTTCGGCGAGCGCTACCGGATGGACATCGAGTCCGGCGGCGAAGTTCCGGGAACGCGCGTGACGATCCGCATTCGCGTGGACGGATGA
- a CDS encoding ABC transporter substrate-binding protein — protein MNKKWLLASLTLVFAFATACSSQTGSTPAPKEGAGTPANKSNEQIKITWWDFQPNQAMIDALNTLIAAYEKEHPNVKIERTFVPFADIKNKLLLGSAAGQLPDIVMIDGPDHQAFASAGVLADITEQVKAWGEADKYFEAPWNATMYKGKNYGVPVSNNNLGLFYNADMLKEAGVEPPKTWDELKTVAKKLSKNGVYGLAIAAPKSEQLTFQYLPFLWQAGSDLTKIDNPGTVDTLKLYKELVDSGSMSKEVLTQDQQATFLQFMAGKVAMVLSGPWQLPALKDAKFNWGLVDLPSGKEKATILGGDDWAITATSKYKDVAWDIIKFSQKPEYLKPLLIGGARIPSRKDLINDPYWQTDKYMKIFADQHQYAKARAYGPNYPKISEAVQDMVQQTVTGVKSPEDAVKEATEKIKPLLQ, from the coding sequence ATGAACAAAAAATGGTTGCTCGCTTCACTTACTCTGGTTTTCGCTTTCGCCACCGCCTGTTCGTCCCAAACGGGCAGCACGCCGGCTCCGAAAGAAGGTGCAGGAACGCCGGCGAACAAATCAAATGAGCAGATCAAGATCACATGGTGGGATTTTCAGCCGAACCAGGCGATGATCGATGCTCTGAACACTTTGATTGCCGCCTACGAGAAAGAGCATCCGAACGTGAAAATCGAAAGAACGTTCGTTCCCTTCGCCGATATCAAAAACAAGCTGCTGCTCGGCTCGGCGGCCGGACAGCTTCCCGACATCGTCATGATCGACGGTCCGGATCATCAGGCGTTTGCTTCCGCCGGAGTGCTCGCCGACATTACGGAGCAGGTTAAAGCATGGGGCGAGGCGGATAAATATTTCGAAGCTCCGTGGAACGCAACGATGTACAAAGGCAAAAACTACGGAGTTCCGGTCAGCAACAACAACCTCGGATTGTTTTACAATGCCGATATGCTGAAGGAAGCCGGAGTCGAGCCGCCCAAAACGTGGGACGAGCTGAAGACGGTGGCCAAGAAGCTGAGCAAAAACGGCGTCTATGGCCTCGCGATAGCGGCACCGAAAAGCGAGCAGCTCACGTTCCAATACCTTCCGTTCCTCTGGCAGGCAGGCTCGGACCTCACGAAGATCGACAATCCGGGAACGGTGGACACGCTCAAGCTGTATAAGGAGCTGGTGGACAGCGGCTCGATGTCGAAGGAGGTTTTGACGCAGGATCAGCAAGCGACGTTCCTCCAGTTCATGGCGGGAAAAGTGGCGATGGTATTAAGCGGTCCGTGGCAGCTGCCGGCCTTGAAAGACGCGAAGTTCAACTGGGGACTCGTCGATCTGCCGTCCGGCAAGGAAAAAGCGACGATTCTCGGCGGCGACGACTGGGCGATCACGGCCACTTCGAAGTATAAGGACGTCGCCTGGGACATCATCAAATTTTCGCAAAAGCCGGAATATTTGAAGCCGCTGCTGATCGGCGGCGCGAGAATTCCGAGCCGCAAAGATTTGATCAACGACCCTTACTGGCAGACGGATAAATATATGAAAATTTTCGCCGATCAGCATCAATATGCCAAAGCGCGCGCCTACGGCCCGAACTACCCGAAAATTTCCGAGGCCGTTCAAGATATGGTGCAGCAAACCGTCACCGGCGTGAAATCTCCGGAGGATGCGGTGAAGGAAGCGACGGAAAAAATCAAGCCGTTGCTGCAATGA
- a CDS encoding carbohydrate ABC transporter permease, translating into MTDQALPKAERAVSKSAPRRMRTGWTNYMFVLPGGLFVLVFLIFPILYNIWISFQDVTLMNLKGGHRFVGWQNYSKVFADPLFKSSVSNSLYFTAGSLVFQFGLGFALALFFHRRFPGRDLMRSLILLGWMMPIVITGTLFKWILSGDSGVFNHLLTVLGLIDKPVFWLTNQSTALTATTIANIWIGIPFNMLILLAGLQALPEQLYEAAKIDGAGRLRQFTQITIPLMRPTIFIVLMLVLIYTFKVFDLIYVMTGGGPVNVTTVLPLFAYKLAFNNYEISMGSTVASLMFVFLIALASVYLWMSRKEEKL; encoded by the coding sequence ATGACGGATCAGGCGTTGCCCAAAGCGGAGAGAGCTGTCTCCAAATCGGCTCCTCGGCGGATGCGGACGGGCTGGACCAACTATATGTTCGTTCTGCCCGGAGGTCTTTTTGTACTTGTATTCCTTATATTCCCTATATTGTATAACATATGGATCAGTTTTCAGGATGTCACCTTAATGAATTTGAAAGGCGGGCACCGGTTTGTCGGATGGCAAAATTACTCGAAGGTGTTTGCCGATCCGCTCTTTAAAAGCTCGGTAAGCAACTCGCTGTATTTTACCGCCGGCAGCCTCGTATTCCAGTTCGGGCTCGGCTTCGCGCTGGCGCTCTTTTTCCACCGCCGGTTTCCGGGCAGAGACCTGATGCGTTCGCTGATCCTGCTTGGCTGGATGATGCCGATCGTCATTACCGGCACGCTGTTCAAATGGATTTTATCGGGCGACTCCGGCGTGTTCAACCATTTGCTGACGGTGCTCGGATTGATCGACAAGCCGGTGTTTTGGCTGACGAATCAGAGCACGGCGCTGACGGCGACGACGATCGCCAACATCTGGATCGGCATCCCGTTTAACATGCTCATCCTGCTGGCAGGGCTGCAGGCGCTTCCGGAGCAGCTGTACGAGGCGGCGAAAATCGACGGCGCCGGCCGGCTGCGGCAGTTCACGCAAATCACGATCCCGCTGATGCGGCCGACCATCTTCATCGTGCTGATGCTCGTGCTCATTTACACGTTCAAGGTGTTCGATCTGATTTACGTCATGACCGGCGGAGGGCCGGTGAACGTGACAACGGTGCTGCCGCTTTTTGCCTACAAGCTCGCTTTTAACAACTACGAAATCAGCATGGGCTCGACCGTTGCAAGCCTCATGTTCGTGTTCCTGATCGCTCTCGCATCGGTGTACTTATGGATGTCCAGGAAGGAGGAGAAGCTGTGA
- a CDS encoding carbohydrate ABC transporter permease: protein MIAPGKYSARSYITAIIAAAATLVYLFPIYWLFVTSIKPMNELFAYPPHYIPVAPTLEAYVHNFVTNTGIFRYIGNSFVIAAGTMLLTLLLAAPAAYGLARLPIRGKGAVLIVLLATQMLPNIMVAMPLFIMFSKVQLVNSYTALIIANTTHTLPFAVLVLRPYFLGIPGGVEEAAMIDGCNKAGAFWKIVLPLVTPGLLTVGAISFLWGWGDFIFALTLTSDETVRPLTMGLSKFTGEFGTQWNYLMAVAAIAALPIIVIFASLQKYIVSGLASGSMKD from the coding sequence GTGATCGCTCCCGGCAAATACAGCGCCCGCAGTTACATTACGGCCATCATTGCCGCTGCGGCCACGCTCGTCTACCTGTTTCCGATCTATTGGCTGTTCGTTACGTCCATCAAACCGATGAACGAGCTGTTCGCTTATCCTCCGCATTACATTCCGGTGGCGCCGACGCTGGAGGCGTATGTCCACAACTTCGTGACGAATACGGGCATTTTCCGCTACATCGGCAACAGCTTCGTCATCGCTGCCGGCACGATGCTGCTTACGCTGCTGCTGGCAGCGCCGGCCGCTTACGGACTCGCCAGGCTGCCGATCCGCGGAAAGGGCGCCGTGCTGATCGTGCTGCTCGCCACGCAGATGCTGCCCAATATTATGGTGGCGATGCCGCTGTTTATCATGTTCTCCAAGGTGCAGCTGGTTAACAGCTACACGGCGCTTATTATCGCCAATACGACGCATACGCTGCCGTTTGCGGTGCTGGTGCTTCGCCCTTACTTTCTGGGCATCCCCGGCGGGGTGGAAGAGGCCGCAATGATCGACGGGTGCAACAAAGCGGGTGCGTTTTGGAAAATCGTGCTTCCGCTCGTTACGCCGGGTCTGCTTACGGTCGGCGCGATCAGCTTCCTGTGGGGCTGGGGCGACTTCATCTTCGCGCTGACGCTCACTTCCGATGAGACCGTGCGGCCGCTCACGATGGGGCTGAGCAAGTTTACCGGCGAATTCGGCACGCAGTGGAACTACCTGATGGCTGTTGCCGCCATAGCCGCCCTGCCGATCATCGTCATTTTCGCCTCGCTGCAAAAATATATCGTCAGCGGCTTGGCCAGCGGTTCTATGAAAGATTAA
- a CDS encoding hydantoinase/oxoprolinase family protein produces the protein MSYRLGVDTGGTFTDIALIHEQTGKVHVAKVPSTPHDPSEAVINGVHEIVNQTGIDVESISFFIHGSTVATNALLERKGAKTALLTTKGFRDVLEIGRQSRPKLYDFKARKKPPFVPRDLRIEVSERIRANGEVLEPLDTEEIRGIARRLKSEGVQSIAVCLINSYINDTHEKMIRQTLQEEYPEAYTTLSSEVLPEFKEYERTSTVAANAYVLPKMKGYLNRLVGSLKETGVSSELYIMQSNGGIITTDSAMHTPARTVLSGPAGGILAGLFIVETTPYKDLITIDMGGTSLDTALIEKGKPQYTTMSEVEGSPIKLPMIEMHTIGSGGGSIAWIDAGGALRVGPQSAGAMPGPVCYNKGGMEPTVTDANVILGRINPGYILNGKMKMNLELARQMMKEKIADPLGITIEEAAEGILRVVNANMIRGIRVISIEKGHDPRNFSLVAFGGAGPVHAVDIGKELGCQEIIIPPNPGITCAMGMLMADVRHDYVQTVLSSVAQLKLDEANAVIAHLAEEARGQLRKEGFADAEIHLHAALDLRYLRQAYEIDVPVAGLTLNAALLEQAVRDFHALHHKMYGFSREGETVELINIRLTAIGAIPKIQFDKKAEASGELEAAPSRKVFFDGQFVDTPVYNRSALRAGAAVEGPAILEQLDSTIVIHPGQRAVTDDFGNLIIHLQN, from the coding sequence ATGAGTTATCGCCTTGGTGTCGATACCGGCGGAACGTTTACCGATATTGCTCTCATTCACGAACAAACAGGCAAGGTGCATGTGGCCAAGGTGCCATCGACTCCTCACGATCCGTCCGAGGCCGTCATTAACGGCGTGCATGAAATCGTAAATCAAACCGGGATCGACGTGGAAAGCATTTCGTTTTTCATCCACGGCTCGACCGTAGCGACGAATGCGCTGCTGGAGCGAAAAGGCGCCAAAACGGCGCTGCTGACGACCAAAGGCTTCCGCGACGTGCTGGAGATCGGCCGGCAGTCCCGGCCGAAGCTGTACGACTTCAAAGCGCGAAAAAAGCCGCCGTTTGTCCCGCGCGACCTGCGCATCGAAGTGAGCGAGCGGATCAGGGCGAACGGAGAGGTGCTGGAGCCTCTCGATACGGAGGAAATCCGCGGGATCGCCCGCAGGCTGAAAAGCGAAGGCGTGCAGTCGATCGCCGTCTGCCTGATCAATTCCTACATCAACGATACGCATGAAAAAATGATCCGGCAAACGCTGCAGGAAGAGTACCCGGAAGCTTACACCACCTTATCGAGCGAGGTGCTGCCCGAATTCAAGGAATACGAGCGCACGAGCACGGTGGCGGCAAACGCTTACGTGCTGCCGAAAATGAAGGGCTACCTGAACCGCCTCGTCGGCAGCCTGAAGGAAACCGGCGTCTCGTCGGAGCTGTACATCATGCAGTCGAACGGCGGCATCATTACCACCGACAGCGCGATGCATACGCCGGCAAGAACGGTGCTGTCGGGGCCTGCCGGGGGGATTTTGGCCGGATTGTTCATTGTGGAAACGACGCCATACAAAGATCTGATCACCATTGACATGGGAGGCACGAGCCTCGACACCGCTTTGATTGAAAAAGGCAAGCCGCAGTACACGACGATGAGCGAAGTGGAAGGCAGCCCGATCAAGCTGCCGATGATCGAAATGCACACGATCGGCTCCGGGGGCGGCAGCATCGCCTGGATCGATGCAGGCGGCGCGCTGCGCGTCGGGCCGCAGAGCGCCGGCGCGATGCCCGGGCCGGTATGCTACAACAAAGGCGGCATGGAGCCGACCGTCACCGATGCGAACGTCATTTTGGGGCGGATCAATCCGGGATATATTTTGAACGGCAAAATGAAAATGAATCTCGAGCTTGCCCGCCAAATGATGAAGGAAAAAATCGCCGACCCGCTCGGCATCACGATAGAAGAGGCGGCCGAAGGCATTCTGCGGGTCGTCAACGCCAACATGATTCGCGGCATCCGCGTCATTTCGATTGAAAAAGGCCATGATCCGCGCAACTTCTCGCTCGTCGCCTTCGGCGGAGCGGGGCCGGTTCATGCCGTCGACATCGGCAAGGAGCTCGGCTGCCAGGAAATCATCATCCCGCCGAACCCGGGCATCACGTGTGCGATGGGCATGCTGATGGCCGACGTGCGCCACGATTATGTGCAGACGGTGCTGTCCAGCGTCGCGCAGCTGAAGCTGGACGAAGCCAACGCCGTCATCGCTCATCTCGCGGAAGAGGCGCGCGGACAGCTGCGCAAGGAAGGCTTTGCGGATGCGGAAATTCATCTGCACGCCGCCCTTGACCTGCGTTATTTGCGCCAGGCGTACGAGATCGACGTGCCGGTGGCGGGCCTCACTTTGAATGCGGCGCTGCTGGAGCAGGCGGTGCGCGACTTCCACGCGCTGCATCATAAAATGTACGGCTTCAGCCGGGAAGGCGAAACCGTCGAGCTGATCAACATCCGCCTCACCGCCATCGGCGCGATTCCGAAAATCCAGTTCGACAAAAAAGCTGAGGCATCCGGTGAGCTGGAGGCAGCGCCTTCGCGCAAGGTGTTTTTTGACGGTCAATTTGTGGATACGCCGGTGTACAACCGTTCCGCTCTGCGAGCAGGCGCCGCCGTGGAAGGGCCGGCCATTTTGGAGCAGCTCGATTCCACGATCGTCATTCATCCGGGGCAGCGAGCGGTCACCGACGATTTCGGCAATCTGATCATTCATTTGCAAAACTAG
- a CDS encoding hydantoinase B/oxoprolinase family protein: MSGKVDAITIEVMKNAFHTIAEEMGVALIKTALSTNIKDRMDCSTAIYTKEGKLVAQAEHIPLHLGLMPSVVSEVLKIYKPGELKEGDAILINDPYISGSHLPDIFMISPVFHEGRLVALTANIAHHIDVGGMTPGSCSVKTTEIFQEGLRLPGIRVRKAGVMDEEVLRLLTKNSRTGKEMLGDIYAQLAANKIGETRLKELFERYSADFTETCMNELMNYSERRLRAAIRKVPDGIYTFEDYLEGDGLTQDLIKIAVQVCVKDDEIHVSFDGTSPQAKGSINSTIGVTSACAYYAVKAMLDPEVPPNDGAYRPVHVHAEEGTVVNAKFPAAVSNANGNTSQRITDAILGALAPVLPEEAIAACSGSMNGLNFGGFNEETGEYFSYIETCGGGQGAVLGLDGMNGVHTHMTNTRNTPTEVIEQSYPLLVKKYSFVENGGGYGKFRGGVGITREIVSETDDVIVTITSERQRTRPWGLFGGKEGAASECIHITAAGEVNHLPPKATLTIQKGDTVIIRTPGGGGYMDPLERDPELVRQDARFGYVKPDEAAREYGVAFIPGTLEIDAERTAELRRR; encoded by the coding sequence ATGAGTGGAAAAGTAGATGCCATCACGATAGAAGTTATGAAAAACGCGTTTCATACGATTGCCGAAGAAATGGGCGTTGCTCTGATCAAGACGGCGTTGTCCACGAACATCAAGGACCGGATGGACTGCTCGACGGCGATTTATACGAAAGAAGGCAAGCTGGTGGCCCAGGCGGAGCATATTCCGCTGCACCTCGGGCTCATGCCTTCCGTCGTCAGCGAGGTGCTGAAAATATACAAACCGGGCGAGCTTAAGGAAGGCGACGCGATTTTAATCAACGACCCGTATATCAGTGGCTCGCATCTTCCGGATATTTTTATGATCTCCCCGGTGTTTCACGAGGGGCGGCTTGTCGCATTGACCGCGAACATCGCGCACCATATCGACGTCGGCGGCATGACTCCCGGCAGCTGCTCGGTGAAAACGACGGAGATTTTCCAGGAAGGACTCCGGCTGCCGGGCATCCGCGTCCGCAAAGCCGGCGTGATGGACGAGGAGGTGCTGCGCCTCTTGACGAAAAACTCGCGGACCGGCAAGGAGATGCTTGGCGACATTTACGCCCAGCTCGCCGCCAACAAAATCGGCGAAACGCGCCTGAAGGAGCTGTTCGAGCGGTATTCGGCCGATTTTACGGAAACGTGCATGAACGAGCTGATGAATTACTCGGAACGGCGGCTGCGTGCGGCGATCCGCAAAGTTCCGGACGGCATTTACACGTTCGAGGATTATTTGGAAGGCGACGGGCTTACGCAGGATTTGATCAAAATCGCGGTGCAGGTATGCGTCAAGGACGACGAAATCCACGTTTCGTTCGACGGCACTTCCCCGCAGGCGAAGGGCTCGATCAACTCGACGATCGGCGTGACGAGCGCATGTGCTTATTATGCGGTCAAAGCGATGCTCGATCCGGAGGTGCCGCCGAACGACGGCGCGTATCGGCCGGTTCACGTGCATGCCGAGGAGGGTACCGTCGTCAACGCGAAGTTCCCGGCAGCCGTCTCCAACGCCAACGGCAACACATCGCAGCGCATCACCGATGCGATTCTCGGCGCACTCGCGCCGGTGCTGCCTGAGGAAGCGATCGCCGCCTGCTCCGGCTCGATGAACGGCCTCAACTTCGGCGGCTTTAACGAAGAGACGGGCGAATATTTCAGCTACATCGAAACGTGCGGCGGCGGGCAGGGTGCTGTGCTCGGCCTCGACGGCATGAACGGCGTGCACACGCATATGACCAACACGCGCAACACTCCGACCGAAGTCATCGAACAATCTTATCCGCTGCTCGTCAAAAAATACTCGTTCGTCGAAAACGGCGGCGGTTACGGCAAATTCCGCGGTGGAGTGGGAATCACTCGGGAAATCGTTTCCGAGACCGACGACGTCATCGTCACGATCACGTCCGAACGGCAGCGGACGAGACCGTGGGGGCTGTTCGGCGGTAAGGAAGGCGCAGCATCGGAATGCATTCATATCACGGCTGCGGGCGAAGTGAACCACCTGCCGCCCAAGGCGACGCTGACGATTCAAAAAGGCGATACCGTCATCATCCGTACGCCGGGCGGAGGCGGTTATATGGACCCGCTCGAACGGGATCCCGAGCTCGTACGGCAGGACGCGCGCTTCGGCTACGTCAAGCCGGACGAAGCGGCCCGCGAATACGGCGTCGCTTTCATCCCGGGCACGCTGGAGATTGACGCGGAGCGGACGGCGGAGCTGCGCCGGAGATGA
- the frlD gene encoding fructoselysine 6-kinase — MRVAGVGLSCIDLYENLNRSYPTGNSVDFVIHLSRLGVETSMVSVVGTDDYGRQMADVLRREGVDVSHLRVAEGRTAMFRMDLNGNDRVHKEKIEGVMARFALTEEDIEFIAGHDCVHTNFSGRVTGSLPVFKQRGLMTAFDFSTRVYKEVESALPHIDYAFFSYEKEDDFIKEYVAWAQRLGPRVVIATLGENGSLAYDGSRFYREGIVPAEVVNTVGAGDSFCAGFMYGIFQGRSIQDCLLGGAEVASKVVAKFEPY, encoded by the coding sequence ATGCGGGTAGCAGGCGTAGGCTTAAGCTGCATTGATTTGTACGAGAACCTGAACCGGTCGTATCCTACGGGCAACAGCGTCGATTTCGTCATCCATTTGAGCCGGCTCGGCGTGGAAACGTCCATGGTAAGCGTCGTCGGCACCGACGATTACGGCAGGCAGATGGCCGACGTTTTGCGCAGGGAAGGCGTCGACGTCTCTCATCTGCGTGTAGCCGAAGGCAGGACGGCGATGTTTCGGATGGATCTGAACGGAAACGACCGGGTTCACAAGGAAAAAATCGAAGGCGTCATGGCGCGCTTCGCCTTGACCGAGGAAGATATCGAGTTTATCGCCGGTCACGACTGCGTGCATACGAACTTTTCCGGGCGAGTGACCGGCTCCCTTCCGGTGTTTAAACAGCGGGGCCTGATGACGGCGTTCGACTTTTCGACGCGCGTCTATAAGGAGGTCGAGTCCGCGCTGCCGCATATCGATTACGCGTTTTTCTCCTACGAGAAAGAGGACGATTTCATCAAAGAATACGTAGCCTGGGCGCAGCGACTCGGCCCCCGCGTGGTGATCGCAACGTTGGGCGAAAACGGCAGCCTCGCCTACGACGGCAGCCGGTTCTACCGCGAGGGTATCGTCCCCGCCGAAGTGGTGAACACCGTCGGGGCGGGCGACTCCTTCTGCGCCGGCTTCATGTACGGCATCTTCCAAGGCCGGTCCATCCAGGACTGCCTCCTCGGCGGTGCCGAGGTAGCCTCGAAAGTCGTAGCCAAGTTCGAGCCTTATTAA
- a CDS encoding amidohydrolase family protein, with amino-acid sequence MIIDVHSHPIFYKDICDDKEKLNFRKEQFGIFKQSPYPLESALIEMDYMNVAKTVLLPEDISTLYGGSIITNEEIKTIVDLAPERFIGFASVDPRRKDAVEVLERAFTELGLMGLKLHPSKQQFYPYEEMLKPIYEVCLKYNKPVMFHAGMSWQPNAPAKFSHPLHFEDVAIAYPELRMCLAHFGWPWVHETVMLLLKYPNVYTDTSLLHMDNAKDFYEQVFTRNMGPLWIERNLGDKVMFGTNAPRFRAKRLLPALEGLNFREKTLQKILGLNALKFIGLED; translated from the coding sequence ATGATCATAGACGTACACTCGCATCCGATTTTTTACAAAGACATATGCGACGACAAGGAAAAGCTGAATTTCCGCAAAGAGCAGTTCGGCATCTTCAAGCAGTCTCCATACCCGCTGGAATCGGCGCTTATCGAGATGGATTACATGAACGTCGCCAAGACGGTGCTGCTTCCCGAGGACATCTCGACGCTGTACGGGGGCAGCATCATCACCAACGAAGAGATCAAAACAATCGTCGATCTCGCTCCGGAACGCTTCATCGGCTTCGCCAGCGTCGATCCCCGCCGCAAAGATGCGGTGGAGGTGCTGGAGCGCGCTTTTACCGAGCTTGGCCTGATGGGGCTGAAGCTGCATCCGTCGAAGCAGCAGTTTTATCCGTACGAGGAGATGCTGAAGCCGATTTATGAGGTTTGTCTCAAATACAACAAACCGGTCATGTTCCACGCCGGGATGAGCTGGCAGCCGAACGCTCCGGCGAAATTTTCCCATCCGCTGCACTTCGAAGACGTGGCCATCGCTTATCCGGAGCTGCGCATGTGCCTGGCCCATTTCGGCTGGCCATGGGTTCACGAGACGGTCATGCTGCTGCTGAAATATCCGAACGTGTACACGGACACGTCCTTGCTGCACATGGACAACGCCAAAGATTTTTACGAGCAGGTGTTTACGCGCAATATGGGGCCGCTCTGGATCGAGCGCAATCTCGGCGATAAAGTCATGTTCGGCACGAACGCGCCCCGTTTCCGGGCCAAGAGGCTGCTGCCTGCGCTCGAAGGGCTGAATTTCAGAGAGAAGACGCTGCAAAAAATTCTCGGCTTGAATGCGCTGAAATTTATCGGGCTGGAAGATTAG
- a CDS encoding secondary thiamine-phosphate synthase enzyme YjbQ — protein MVKLKSIVIRTRAEFQMIKITEEVRAFVAESGVTNGLAAVITAHTTTGIMVNEGLECVETDIEETLERLIPKDAPYAHAHFLPSYGATGSNSPSHLKSMLSGNSCLFVVQDGKMVTGDAQDVYLAEFDGPKARKVYIQVIGE, from the coding sequence ATGGTCAAGCTGAAGAGCATTGTGATCCGCACGCGGGCCGAATTTCAAATGATCAAAATCACCGAGGAAGTCCGGGCGTTCGTAGCGGAATCGGGCGTGACAAACGGGCTTGCAGCCGTCATTACGGCCCATACGACGACCGGCATCATGGTCAACGAAGGGCTCGAATGCGTGGAAACGGATATCGAGGAAACGCTGGAGCGCCTCATTCCGAAGGACGCTCCTTATGCGCATGCACATTTTTTGCCCTCGTACGGGGCGACCGGCAGCAACTCGCCTTCGCATTTGAAGTCGATGCTGTCGGGCAACAGCTGTTTATTCGTCGTGCAGGACGGCAAAATGGTGACGGGCGACGCCCAGGACGTCTATTTGGCCGAATTCGACGGCCCGAAAGCCCGCAAGGTGTATATCCAGGTTATCGGGGAATAG